From Camelina sativa cultivar DH55 chromosome 20, Cs, whole genome shotgun sequence, the proteins below share one genomic window:
- the LOC104771909 gene encoding disease resistance protein RPS6-like — translation MASSSSSSRNWVYDVFPSFSGEDVRVTFLSHFLKELDRKLIISFKDNEIERSQSLDPELKQAIRTSRIAVVVFSEKYASSSWCLDELLEIVNCKEELDQLIIPVFYGLDPSHVRKQTGNFGEAFAKTCQRKTEDESKLWRQSLTDVASLLGYHSQNWPNEAKMIEAIANDILAKLNLAPSKDFEDFVGMEDHIANMSVLLHLESDEVRMVGIWGTSGSGKTSIARVLYNQLSRQFQGRIFIDRAFVSKSLEIYKSANPDDYNMKLHLLRNFLSEILDKKDIRISCLGAVEERLKHQKVLIFIDDLDDQVVLDTLVGQTQWFGSGSRIILVTKDKHFLRAHGIDHIYEVCLPSQKLALEMFSRYAFRQNFPPDGLIELASEVALCAGNLPLGLKVLGSYLRGRDKEDLMDMLPRLRNGLDGKIEKTLRLSYDGLNDKKDKAILRHIACLFNGEKVSNIKLLLAHSGLDVNIGLKNLVEKSLIYVREGIVEMHSLLQEMGKEIVRAQSNEPGEREFLMDSKDICDLLEDNTGTKKIIGISLDMDETDELRIHESAFKEMRNLLFLEIYTKEWYQQRLTTRKSDQKKEVRWHLPEGFDYLPHKLRLLRLDDYPRRCMPSNFCPQNLVKLQMQGSKLERLWEGVHTLGGLKKIDLKRSIHLKEIPDLSMATNLETLDLSDCSSLVELPSSIQYLNKLEQLIMSGCSNVETLPNGINLQSLDTLDLQGCSRLNIFPDISTNISVLLIKNTCIEEITSHLCLMNLTVLRIMNENFWKTVQPLTPLMAMLPHTLGRLFLSDIPSLVEIPSSIQNFTKLDILQITDCINLETLPTGINLHHLYTLNLSGCSRLDTFPNISTNIRQLLLQRTGIEEVPWWIEKFTKLTYMTMEKCNNLVRVSLNIYKLKQLTAEFSGCGSLTEASWNGSPSEVAIATDNIHSKFPIQGLDEAFSYHPSYYQRKVGFTFKFLNLDPEAILHNQSIIFNSMILLGEEVPSYFTHQSIGSGESLTNIPLLHTSLSQQFFKFRACAVVVFDSKPINSGNAIHIHVNCRFKDRFGNSFDSSGQLHDFYTPMTDSHLFILDCRIPLNDVNAPLAQGNYDHVDMQIHIKKIWQGPLYMNDSKLTFNGWGIRLLEESSSLENRLSNSNTIPHVCEAGEDNLVNKTEHREECVETTVVKRQRETGSESRLREAPLKKPLLFPASDTQEEHKTSL, via the exons atggcttcttcttcctcctcttcacgCAATTGGGTATACGATGTTTTCCCGAGCTTTAGTGGGGAAGACGTCCGCGTAACTTTCCTCAGCCACTTTCTAAAAGAACTTGACCGAAAACTGATAATTTCTTTCAAAGACAACGAGATCGAGAGAAGCCAGTCGCTCGATCCCGAGCTTAAACAAGCGATCAGGACTTCAAGGATTGCGGTGGTTGTGTTTTCAGAGAAGTACGCATCTTCAAGCTGGTGCCTGGATGAGTTGCTGGAGATCGTGAACTGCAAGGAAGAGTTGGATCAACTAATTATACCGGTTTTCTACGGTTTAGATCCATCTCATGTCAGGAAACAAACCGGAAACTTTGGAGAGGCTTTTGCTAAGACTTGtcagagaaaaacagaggatgaAAGCAAGCTTTGGCGGCAATCATTGACCGACGTAGCAAGTCTCCTCGGATATCATTCTCAAAACTG GCCTAACGAAGCAAAAATGATAGAAGCAATTGCCAATGATATCTTGGCTAAACTAAACTTAGCTCCATCGAAGGATTTTGAGGACTTTGTCGGAATGGAAGATCATATTGCAAATATGAGTGTATTATTGCATTTGGAATCTGACGAAGTGAGGATGGTTGGGATATGGGGCACCTCAGGAAGTGGCAAAACTTCCATTGCAAGAGTTTTATACAACCAACTTTCTCGTCAGTTCCAAGGTAGAATTTTCATAGACAGAGCTTTCGTATCTAAGAGCCtggaaatttataaaagtgCCAACCCGGACGACTATAACATGAAGTTGCATTTGTTGAGAAATTTCTTGTCTGAAATTTTAGACAAAAAAGATATAAGGATAAGTTGTTTAGGGGCAGTGGAAGAGAGGCTAAAACACCAAAAAGTTCTTATAtttattgatgatttggatGATCAAGTGGTGCTAGATACTTTGGTCGGTCAAACTCAGTGGTTTGGAAGTGGGAGTAGAATCATTTTGGTTACAAAAGACAAACATTTTTTACGGGCCCATGGGATTGATCATATCTATGAAGTATGTCTCCCATCTCAGAAGCTTGCTCTTGAGATGTTCTCTAGATATGCTTTTAGGCAAAACTTTCCACCCGACGGTTTGATAGAGCTTGCTTCTGAAGTTGCATTATGTGCCGGTAATCTTCCTTTGGGTCTTAAGGTTTTGGGCTCGTATTTAAGGGGTAGAGACAAAGAGGATTTAATGGATATGTTGCCGAGGCTTCGAAATGGTTTGGATGGAAAAATTGAGAAGACACTAAGACTCAGCTATGATGGattaaatgataaaaaagatAAAGCAATATTACGTCACATTGCATGTCTTTTCAATGGTGAAAAAGTCAGTAACATCAAGTTGTTACTAGCACACAGCGGCTTGGATGTTAATATCGGGTTGAAAAACCTCGTTGAAAAATCTCTTATATATGTACGAGAGGGTATCGTTGAGATGCACTCTTTGCTACAAGAAATGGGTAAGGAGATCGTGCGCGCACAGTCCAATGAACCTGGAGAAAGGGAATTCCTTATGGACTCAAAGGATATATGTGATTTACTAGAAGATAACACT GGTACCAAAAAGATAATAGGTATATCATTGGATATGGATGAGACTGATGAACTGCGTATACATGAGAGTGCTTTCAAAGAGATGcgtaatcttctttttctagaaATTTACACTAAGGAGTGGTACCAACAAAGGTTAACAACAAGAAAATCGGACCAAAAGAAAGAGGTGAGATGGCACTTACCAGAAGGGTTTGACTATTTACCCCATAAACTTAGATTATTGAGGTTGGACGATTATCCAAGGAGGTGTATGCCTTCTAATTTTTGTCCTCAAAATCTCGTTAAGCTCCAAATGCAAGGGAGCAAACTCGAGAGGCTATGGGAAGGAGTTCAT ACACTTGGAGGGCTCAAGAAAATAGATTTGAAAAGATCTATACATTTGAAAGAAATTCCAGATCTTTCAATGGCCACCAATCTCGAGACACTTGATCTTAGTGATTGCTCAAGTTTGGTGGAACTTCCTTCCTCTATTCAATATCTCAATAAGCTAGAGCAGTTAATCATGTCAGGATGCAGTAATGTAGAGACTCTTCCCAATGGAATCAATCTCCAATCTCTTGATACGCTTGACCTCCAAGGATGCTCACGGTTGAATATTTTTCCTGATATCTCAACCAACATCTCAGTGCTCCTTATCAAGAATACATGTATTGAAGAAATTACCTCTCATTTGTGTCTAATGAATCTTACTGTTCTTAGAATCATGAATGAGAACTTTTGGAAAACAGTGCAG CCGCTTACACCTCTCATGGCGATGCTGCCTCACACTTTGGGGAGATTGTTTCTGTCGGATATTCCAAGTTTGGTGGAGATTCCTTCCTCTATCCAGAATTTCACTAAACTTGATATTTTGCAAATTACGGATTGCATAAATCTGGAGACTCTTCCCACTGGTATCAACTTACATCATCTTTATACCCTTAATCTCAGTGGATGCTCACGGTTGGACACTTTTCCTAATATCTCAACCAACATTAGACAGCTCCTTCTACAACGAACAGGGATAGAAGAGGTCCCTTGGTGGATCGAGAAATTCACTAAGCTCACATACATGACTATGGAGAAGTGCAACAATTTAGTACGTGTATCCTTAAACATTTACAAACTGAAACAACTAACCGCTGAATTTTCAGGCTGTGGGTCATTGACCGAAGCTAGTTGGAATGGTAGTCCAAGTGAGGTGGCAATAGCAACAGATAACATTCACTCTAAGTTTCCAATCCAGGGACTTGACGAGGCTTTCTCATATCACCCAAGTTATTATCAACGAAAAGTGGGATTCACCTTCAAGTTCTTAAACTTGGATCCAGAAGCTATCCTCCACAACCAATCAATTATTTTCAACTCCATGATATTGTTAGGTGAAGAAGTGCCTTCATATTTCACTCACCAATCTATTGGTTCCGGAGAATCTTTGACCAATATCCCTCTACTTCACACATCTCTCTCTCAACAATTCTTCAAATTTAGGGCTTGCGCCGTGGTTGTTTTCGATTCTAAGCCCATTAATAGTGGGAATGCAATACATATCCATGTAAACTGTCGGTTCAAAGACAGATTTGGGAACAGCTTTGATTCATCTGGTCAGCTACATGACTTCTACACACCTATGACAGATAGTCATCTGTTTATATTGGACTGTCGTATCCCTCTAAACGATGTTAATGCTCCTCTAGCTCAAGGGAACTACGATCACGTCGATATGCAGATTCATATAAAAAAGATATGGCAGGGTCCATTATACATGAATGACTCTAAGTTAACATTTAATGGATGGGGTATACGACTCTTAGAGGAATCTTCATCACTGGAGAATAGACTTAGTAACTCAAACACAATTCCACATGTTTGTGAAGCAGGTGAAGACAATTTGGTTAATAAGACTGAGCACAGAGAAGAGTGTGTTGAGACGACAGTTgtgaagagacagagagaaactGGAAGCGAAAGCAG aTTACGTGAAGCACCACTCAAGAAACCTCTGCTTTTCCCTGCCTCTGATACCCAGGAGGAACACAAGACGTcactttga